Proteins co-encoded in one Rudaeicoccus suwonensis genomic window:
- a CDS encoding glucose-6-phosphate isomerase, whose protein sequence is MTTSDVSIVAVGDAADAIESAVPVLVKENFASRLFAKDATLWGKEAESEAAKRLDWVGLAETSRPLVAEITQLRAQFTDAGLDRVVLCGMGGSSLAPEVICATDGVPITVLDSSQPDMVRAAVADRLDRTVVVVSSKSGSTVETDSQRRVFEQAFREAGIDPTERIVVVTDPGSPLDKDARETGYTVINADAGVGGRYSALTAFGLVPSGLAGADIGRLLDEAEAVSDLFATDDVDNPALRLGAALGGTSPLRDKILLISAGTANVGFGDWAEQLIAESTGKDGKGLLPVVVGDAPTGPLLADELWVYLVSGDDESAHPGDTAVQVSGSLGAAMLLWEVAVAAAGRLIGINPFDQPDVESAKAAARELLGKGTGSASAPAFTDGAVEVRSMGPDFLGSADTVSAAISALLGQLPEHGYLAVMAYVDRIADQSLADVRVPLATKLNRPVTFGFGPRFLHSTGQYHKGGPADGIYLQITTTPIEDLAIPGREFTLGEFIASQSAGDASVLADHGRPVLQLHLTDHDAGLAQIQQAIAQVTAS, encoded by the coding sequence CTGGTGAAGGAGAACTTCGCCAGCCGCCTGTTCGCCAAGGACGCCACCCTGTGGGGCAAGGAAGCGGAGTCCGAGGCCGCCAAACGGCTCGACTGGGTCGGCCTCGCCGAGACCTCGCGACCACTCGTCGCAGAGATCACCCAGTTGCGCGCACAGTTCACCGACGCCGGTCTCGACCGCGTCGTGTTGTGCGGCATGGGTGGCTCGTCTCTTGCCCCCGAGGTCATCTGCGCCACCGACGGTGTGCCGATCACCGTGCTCGACTCCTCCCAGCCGGACATGGTGCGCGCCGCTGTGGCCGATCGCCTCGACCGCACGGTCGTCGTGGTGTCGTCGAAGTCCGGCTCGACCGTCGAAACCGACTCCCAGCGCAGGGTGTTCGAGCAGGCGTTCCGCGAGGCGGGCATCGACCCGACCGAGCGCATCGTGGTCGTGACCGACCCCGGCAGCCCGCTCGACAAGGACGCCCGCGAGACCGGCTACACCGTCATCAATGCCGACGCCGGGGTCGGCGGCCGCTACTCCGCCCTGACCGCCTTCGGCCTGGTGCCCAGCGGTCTGGCCGGTGCGGACATCGGCCGGCTGCTGGACGAAGCCGAAGCCGTCAGCGACCTGTTCGCCACCGATGATGTCGACAACCCGGCACTGCGCCTCGGCGCCGCGCTCGGTGGCACCTCTCCGCTGCGTGACAAGATCCTGCTGATCAGCGCCGGCACCGCCAACGTCGGCTTCGGCGACTGGGCCGAGCAGCTCATCGCCGAGAGCACCGGCAAGGACGGCAAGGGTCTGCTGCCGGTCGTGGTGGGCGATGCTCCGACCGGGCCGCTGTTGGCGGACGAACTCTGGGTCTACCTGGTCTCGGGCGACGACGAGTCGGCCCACCCCGGTGACACGGCGGTCCAGGTCAGCGGTTCGCTGGGCGCCGCGATGCTCCTGTGGGAGGTCGCCGTCGCGGCTGCCGGCCGGCTGATCGGCATCAACCCGTTCGACCAGCCGGACGTCGAGTCCGCCAAGGCTGCCGCCCGCGAGCTGCTGGGCAAGGGCACCGGTTCGGCATCCGCACCGGCCTTCACCGACGGTGCCGTCGAGGTGCGCTCGATGGGTCCGGACTTCCTGGGCAGTGCCGACACCGTGTCGGCCGCGATCTCGGCGCTGCTCGGTCAGCTGCCCGAGCACGGCTATCTCGCGGTCATGGCGTATGTCGATCGCATCGCCGACCAGTCCCTGGCGGATGTCCGCGTGCCCCTGGCGACCAAGCTCAACCGCCCGGTGACCTTCGGTTTCGGTCCGCGCTTCCTGCACTCGACCGGTCAGTACCACAAGGGTGGTCCGGCGGACGGTATCTACCTGCAGATCACGACCACGCCGATCGAGGATCTCGCCATACCGGGCCGCGAGTTCACCCTGGGCGAATTCATCGCCTCCCAGTCGGCCGGTGACGCCTCGGTGCTCGCCGACCACGGTCGACCGGTGCTGCAGCTGCACCTGACCGACCACGACGCCGGTCTGGCTCAGATCCAGCAGGCGATCGCCCAGGTCACTGCTTCATGA